GAGTATAGAAGGAAGCCAAAGAGCGAGCTGCGGTAGGCAATAGACGAGAATAATGGCGATAATCTGCAGAAGCACGAACGGGATTATGCCTCTATAGATATCAATCGTGCGGACCTGTTCAGGAGCAACTCCTCGTAAATAGAAAAGGGAGAATCCGAACGGTGGAGTCAGAAAAGATGTTTGGAGATTAATAGCTATAAGAATAGCCACCCAAATAGGAGGCATTCCAAGGTGCTCCGTAAGAATAGGAGATATGATCGGAATGAAAATGAAGCAAATCTCTAAAAAATCCAAAAAGAAACCAAGAACAAAGAAAAACACCATGATTGCCCAAAAAAGGATGAAATCATGCCCTTCAAGAGCGGAGAGCGACTCTATGAGGATGTCATCTCCATACATACCTCTAAAGACCACCCCGAAAACTTGAGCACCAAAGAGAAGGGTAAACACCATAGCAGTCAGGTGAGTGGTTCTTGCTGACACTTTTTTTATAAGTTCGAATGAAAGCTTTTTACGAAGGGTGGCAAGTGCAATGGCCCCGGCCGCTCCACAACCAGCAGCTTCTGTTGGAGAGGCGATTCCGAAAAGAATTGACCCTAAAACGAGGCTGATAAGCAGTAGA
The window above is part of the bacterium genome. Proteins encoded here:
- a CDS encoding TRAP transporter large permease subunit, translated to MLLILLYILYIGFILKKRPELVCDTGHSEREPIRVTTVLHLLLPPLLLISLVLGSILFGIASPTEAAGCGAAGAIALATLRKKLSFELIKKVSARTTHLTAMVFTLLFGAQVFGVVFRGMYGDDILIESLSALEGHDFILFWAIMVFFFVLGFFLDFLEICFIFIPIISPILTEHLGMPPIWVAILIAINLQTSFLTPPFGFSLFYLRGVAPEQVRTIDIYRGIIPFVLLQIIAIILVYCLPQLALWLPSILWSS